A section of the Lepidochelys kempii isolate rLepKem1 chromosome 4, rLepKem1.hap2, whole genome shotgun sequence genome encodes:
- the LOC140909921 gene encoding growth-regulated alpha protein-like isoform X2 — MGTPRLPSAGAPGAVELRCQCVQTVSAVIAPKLIALVELIPEGPHCGVPEVIATTKQGKKICLEPSAPWVKLILTKILSSATSKK; from the exons ATGGGAACTCCCCGCCTCCCCTCCGCAG GGGCCCCCGGGGCCGTCGAGCTGCGGTGCCAATGCGTGCAGACCGTCTCCGCGGTGATCGCCCCTAAGCTCATCGCCCTCGTGGAGCTGATCCCCGAGGGGCCCCACTGCGGGGTGCCAGAAGTCAT AGCCACCACGAAGCAAGGCAAGAAAATCTGTCTGGAGCCCAGCGCGCCCTGGGTCAAGCTGATCCTCACCAAGATCCTGAGCAG TGCAACATcaaaaaaataa
- the LOC140909921 gene encoding growth-regulated alpha protein-like isoform X1, whose translation MSRPRSFALGRPLLLLLLVAACAALCRGAPGAVELRCQCVQTVSAVIAPKLIALVELIPEGPHCGVPEVIATTKQGKKICLEPSAPWVKLILTKILSSATSKK comes from the exons ATGAGCCGCCCCCGGAGCTTCGCCCTCGGccgccccctgctgctgctgctgctcgtgGCGGCCTGCGCCGCGCTCTGCCGGG GGGCCCCCGGGGCCGTCGAGCTGCGGTGCCAATGCGTGCAGACCGTCTCCGCGGTGATCGCCCCTAAGCTCATCGCCCTCGTGGAGCTGATCCCCGAGGGGCCCCACTGCGGGGTGCCAGAAGTCAT AGCCACCACGAAGCAAGGCAAGAAAATCTGTCTGGAGCCCAGCGCGCCCTGGGTCAAGCTGATCCTCACCAAGATCCTGAGCAG TGCAACATcaaaaaaataa
- the LOC140910957 gene encoding uncharacterized protein, with translation MVPPGALPAGQRLEPASWALWPGKRLLQTAGRCRDTRCLPPRSQSSGPSLPLPAVCRELSACSQHLGAQGGAPRPRVAPLGSENTRSSKPPAHAPPLAPPLLLGRPVRDPAGSALLRRALARLSGSGALAAGMGAGSCGRTARGLPGGDPGPRAGPRAQPLARGRGRRSPAEAGFSGRSAPSAPGISRPGPRGDKSDCGPLRWLRAEPSPAAQHQPPPPARTMSRPRSFALGRPLLLLLLVAACAALCRGAPMAGELRCQCVQTVSAVIAPKRIALVELIPEGPHCGVPEVIATTKQGKKICLDPSAPWVKLILTKILSSKSNKL, from the exons ATGGTGCCACCGGGtgccctccctgcagggcagcggCTGGAACCAGCGAGCTGGGCGCTGTGGCCTGGCAAGAGGCTGCTGCAAACAGCGGGGCGCTGCAGGGACACCCGCTGCCTTCCCCCGCGGAGCCAAAGCAGCGGCCCCTCCCTGCCGCTTCCCGCTGTTTGCCGCGAGCTCTCCGCTTGCAGCCAGCACCTGGGAGCGCAGGGAGGGGCCCCGAGG CCCCGTGTGGCCCCCCTGGGCTCCGAGAACACGCGCAGCTCAAAGCCCCCCGCGCACgctcctcccctggctcccccTCTGCTGCTCGGCCGGCCCGTGCGGGACCCGGCGGGCTCCGCTCTCCTGCGGCGGGCGCTGGCCCGGCTGAGCGGCAGCGGGGCGCTGGCTGCAGGGATGGGAGCCGGGAGCTGCGGCCGCACCGCTCGGGGACTTCCGGGCGGGGATCCCGGCCCCCGGGCCGGTCCCCGAGCCCAGCCCTTGgcgcggggccggggcaggcggAGCCCGGCTGAAGCGGGTTTCTCCGGCCGCtccgccccctctgccccgggAATTTCCCGGCCGGGTCCCCGCGGGGATAAAAGCGACTGCGGGCCGCTGCGGTGGCTCAGAGCTGAGCCGAGCCCAGCAGCCCAGCACCAGCCTCCGCCGCCAGCCCGGACCATGAGCCGCCCCCGGAGCTTCGCCCTCGGccgccccctgctgctgctgctgctcgtgGCGGCCTGCGCCGCGCTCTGCCGGG GGGCCCCCATGGCCGGCGAGCTGCGGTGCCAATGCGTGCAGACCGTCTCCGCGGTGATCGCCCCGAAGCGCATCGCCCTCGTGGAGCTGATCCCCGAGGGGCCCCACTGCGGGGTGCCAGAAGTCAT AGCCACCACGAAGCAAGGCAAGAAAATCTGTCTGGATCCCAGCGCGCCCTGGGTCAAGCTGATCCTCACCAAGATCCTGAGCAG TAAATCTAACAAGCTgtga
- the LOC140910958 gene encoding uncharacterized protein translates to MVPPGALPAGQRLEPASWALWPGKRLLQTAGRCRDTRCLPPRSQSSGPSLPLPAVCRELSACSQHLGAQGGAPRPRVAPLGSENTRSSKPPAHAPPLAPPLLLGRPVRDPAGSALLRRALARLSGSGALAAGMGAGSCGRTARGLPGGDPGPRAGPRAQPLARGRGRRSPAEAGFSGRSAPSAPGISRPGPRGDKSDCGPLRWLRAEPSPAAQHQPPPPARTMSRPRSFALGRPLLLLLLVAACAALCRGAPMAGELRCQCVQTVSAVIAPKRIALVELIPEGPHCGVPEVIATTKQGKKICLEPSAPWVKLILTKILSSKSNKL, encoded by the exons ATGGTGCCACCGGGtgccctccctgcagggcagcggCTGGAACCAGCGAGCTGGGCGCTGTGGCCTGGCAAGAGGCTGCTGCAAACAGCGGGGCGCTGCAGGGACACCCGCTGCCTTCCCCCGCGGAGCCAAAGCAGCGGCCCCTCCCTGCCGCTTCCCGCTGTTTGCCGCGAGCTCTCCGCTTGCAGCCAGCACCTGGGAGCGCAGGGAGGGGCCCCGAGG CCCCGTGTGGCCCCCCTGGGCTCCGAGAACACGCGCAGCTCAAAGCCCCCCGCGCACgctcctcccctggctcccccTCTGCTGCTCGGCCGGCCCGTGCGGGACCCGGCGGGCTCCGCTCTCCTGCGGCGGGCGCTGGCCCGGCTGAGCGGCAGCGGGGCGCTGGCTGCAGGGATGGGAGCCGGGAGCTGCGGCCGCACCGCTCGGGGACTTCCGGGCGGGGATCCCGGCCCCCGGGCCGGTCCCCGAGCCCAGCCCTTGgcgcggggccggggcaggcggAGCCCGGCTGAAGCGGGTTTCTCCGGCCGCtccgccccctctgccccgggAATTTCCCGGCCGGGTCCCCGCGGGGATAAAAGCGACTGCGGGCCGCTGCGGTGGCTCAGAGCTGAGCCGAGCCCAGCAGCCCAGCACCAGCCTCCGCCGCCAGCCCGGACCATGAGCCGCCCCCGGAGCTTCGCCCTCGGccgccccctgctgctgctgctgctcgtgGCGGCCTGCGCCGCGCTCTGCCGGG GGGCCCCCATGGCCGGCGAGCTGCGGTGCCAATGCGTGCAGACCGTCTCCGCGGTGATCGCCCCGAAGCGCATCGCCCTCGTGGAGCTGATCCCCGAGGGGCCCCACTGCGGGGTGCCAGAAGTCAT AGCCACCACGAAGCAAGGCAAGAAAATCTGTCTGGAGCCCAGCGCGCCCTGGGTCAAGCTGATCCTCACCAAGATCCTGAGCAG TAAATCTAACAAGCTgtga